The DNA sequence GGAGCCTCTCCTTCCTTATTCTAAAGCAGGCGCAGGGCTGGGCTCAACTATGAGTGGGGAGCGAAGGGTCTATGTCTGATATTTAGAGTCCTTTAAAAATCCGCTCCTTTTCCTCAAAATGTCGCTAACGTTGTGCGCACAAGAGAAAGCGCGTTGCTCTTGTCCAGATAATGTTAATGACTACCTCTCCGGGGTTATCTTCAATAATGTTGGTGTTGCAGTGCATCAGATCGCCCGAGTTTCTGCCGCTGTGATACGTGTGGTATGGTCCGGTTTGGAACTCAGAACCTGAGGGGTCAGAGCAGGGGggagaaaatagaaaatatcTGTAACTCCCATGTCCCCATAAAACGTTTTATTATGCTTAGGTTTATTTCACGCTTTAAGCAAGGCCGTGTTTTTGTATATTTGCATCCATTCATCGTCGGCGGCCATTGCGACTATTTCGCACGTCTTTCCCTTCTACCCCCGGAGAGCTTTTAGACTGACCGTTCCTCGCAGTAGCTAACACGCTGCTTTATTTTGGTTAAACCGCCCCTCGGTAGCTGTTCAGCCGACGCAGCTTTACTAACCCCCTAAAACGACAGTTATTTTATACGAGCCTCTTATTTAAACGTTTGGTTTGTACGGTGTCGTCTCCACAACAACGGCCCACTAACGTAGAACCCAAAGCTGCGTTCATATTTATATTCGCAACATACACCATTAAGTTGCTGTTTGGCAGTTTAGGGTTAAAACTAACGGCAAAACGTCGCTAGCTAAAGTTAGTTGACTAAAAccaaacatttttcttttgaaTGTTTCAGACCTTTCACTAGCTAAGCTTTCTCCTAGTAATCCACGTTACCATGTAGCCGCCAAGCTAATCCAACACAATcctaatttgaaaaaaaaaatcctgatcaCATTTTTTTCCCGAGTCCCTCAGAACTGTAATTTAAGGGTGGACGATATGgcagtattttattttcacaataaattttcaaaatatatattatttacagtgcacttgtgccactttaaaaaacatCACATTTCCTTGTAGTTTATTAATTCAATAATATTTATTGACAATTTAATATACTAcctttataattaattaaatatttattcgaTCAGTTTTCCTGAACTATTCATGATATTCACAATATGCTAAGTAcagaatttttataaaaataacaatcaaAAACATTTCACAGTAATTTTAACCTATCACCATATTGGCCATCTCTACCATAAATCTATGCatgaaacacatttttaatatttaaggtACCAGTACTGTATGAGGAAAGCTCTCAGGTCAATATAACAGATTTTGTATGTTACAATGACACATCTGTTtgtgaattcattcattttctgtaatcacATAATTCTCTAAAgtgtaggtccagagcctacctggaatcactgtgcgcaagACAGAAACACAACCTGGACATGGTGCCACACGTTATTgacgtcactcacacactcatctatggacatttttatttcacactttaagcaaggctgtgtttttgtatatttgcatccattcattgtctacGGCCATTGCGACTATTTCACTCACCTTTCCCTACTACTCTGAGAGCAGTGTTCCTCACAGTAGCTAACACGCTGCTTTATTTTGGTTAAACCTCCCCTTAATTAGCTGTCCAGCCGATGCAGCTTTGCTAAATCCCAAAGACAACAGTTATTTTAAAAGAGCGTCTTATTTAAACTTTTGGTTTGTACTGTGTCATCTCCACAACAACAGCCTCTAAGGTAACCAAAGCTGcgttcatattttatatttgccaCACACACCATTAACTTGCTGTTTGGCAGGTTAAGACTAAACTTgtactgggcgcaagacagaaATACAACCTAGACAGGGTGCCACACGTTAACgaggtcactcacacactcatatctatGGACATTTTATTCCTTTCCTGCATTCCTTGCTTCAGTGTGCTGCCTGGGTGATCTTTGGCAGTTTATGAGGAGGCACTAGGTGTGGGGTGTCCTCAAAAAGTTGCCATGGAGGCAAAACAGGAATCATCCCCTGTGTGGAGTCAGGCGCCCAACAGTGAAGCCAGCAATCCAACTCAGGTACAACAAACCACATGTGCTTAACAAAAGTTGCACAATTGagtaattttgtattttttattatcagTGGCCATTTTGAGCTTAACGTAAGCAGATATTCATCAGCATATGTTCTGTGCATTAATATATCAGAAGATTCAACGGTTTATCATATGTATAGAGAAACAGTTACACAGCACACAGATTCTTACTCAGAAGTACTTCCCAAACTACAGCATAATAAAGTTTTGAGTGATACTTTAAGCgcttattttttttgttattacatATAGGTGCATTTTGAGGGTGGTGCCATGGCTCAGATTGTGTATAGTggagaacagacagacagagggcaGCAGCAGGTTGTCTATGCTGCTGATGGGAGCTCCTACACATCAGTTGAGTCGGCAGAACACACGCTGGTGTACATACATCCTGCAGATGGAGCACAGGTAACCCAGACTTTAGCCTTGTGGAAATTATGTGCCTAAATCGTCACACACTTagctttaatttaaaataagctAGTATAGATACGGATGAAAACCCGGATGAAGACACTGTGAAGACTAAATGTTAGCATGTAAATTGTAAGGATGTGCTCTCATTTGAGGTATAAAGCTTTGCCACACTTCCTTAAAAGTAAGTCCGTTTTTGTAGagtgttaggctgttttaggctTTATTCAGGAATTTTATGTAGACAAGGATAAATGAGTGCATTGCTGGGGGAGCAATAACCACCATAGAGCCTGAATACAGGTGGAGTGGAAAGTTGCCTTTATCACTAATTAAAATCTCAGTACCTACCCAACAAACAAATTTCAGAATAGCTGAATATTCAGAGCCAGCCCTAGTAAATACCATGTCATGTGCTGTCCAGAAAAGCGATTATTTACAACTCAGCATACAACTTTGGCTGACTACCTACATCAGGCTCACTGCAGAATCTTTTTTGACCAAATCATTGTTTTCATTCTGAATTTGAATGTGCTTCTTTTTTAGGCTGTTTTTGCAGATCAGCCTCAAGTGGCATACATTCAGCAGGATGGTACAACTCAACAGGTATGAACTATCGTATCTGATGTATGCATATGGTATAATTGAAATATTTTTCATGTGACTTGTTGATTAGATAATATTAGATGATCTCTTCCCTCAGGTCACCGTCTTGCTACCAAGTGGCCAGAACATGAATGCTGCTAATCTACACGTGCTCAGTAATGTAGCAGATACCCCTCAGGCTATACTAGAGCCTGTGCCACAGGTCAGAGAGAGTATGTTTTAAGAACATGTGTATTGTTTGCTGTCATGTCGAAACCCTGCAACTCCATTGTGAATacacatttggaaactgagttGTGCTTTGCATCATGTGGACGTTTttgtgatgaatggaccaacttGAATATTTTACTTTCTCATTTATAGGAACTGTTTTGAAGACAATAAAAAGGATATGGCTCTTTACATATTTCCAATTTCTCTCACAACAGGCCAGCACTACTCTTCCTACAATGACAGATCCTGCAACCAGCCCTCTAGGCGCCACAGATTCTACAGTGGACTCTGAGGAcgaagatgaggatgatgatgacgatgatgatagGGATGATTCTGAAATGGAAGATTGGGAACCAAGGGCACCTCAACCATTTACTCCTCAGCATCTCTGTAAGTAGGATCCTATCAGTGTGTGACCACtggtatatgtgtgtatacagacctttttttttttattttgtcagaagtattcactcactgacaaaatcattgaattcaggtgttccaatttACCTCCATGGCCTTAGGTGTTTAAACCAATAACCTAGGCCTGCAGTctgcttttaaaacattttaaaaataatgggtCTTTCTCAAGAATTCAGTGAATTCCACCATGGTACTGTGATaagatgccacctgtgcaagcCTAGTTGAAATTTCcttgctactaaatattccacagtccaCTGTTACTggtattatatattatgttaCTGGCTTTCCATGGATGAATAGCTGCATCCAAGCGCAATGCAAAGTGTGGGATGGTATTTACTGATTGTAAAGCATACCGCAACTGCGCTCTAGAGCAGTGTagacgtgttctctggagtgacaaatcACATTTCTCCATCTGACAAACAAAGACAAGTCTGTGTTTGGTGATTGCCAGAACAGTATTTGTCTGGCTACATGGTGCCAAGTGTAAAGAggggggattatggtgtggggtagtttttcaggagttgggctcggtcccttagttccagtgaaaggaactcttaatgcttcagcataccaagagactTTGGACAATTTTCCTCAATTTTGTGGGAgcagtttggggatggccccttcctgGTCCAACATAACTGCACTCCAGTGCACAAAACAAGGTCCATAAAGATATGTAtaagtgagtttggtgtggaagaacttggcTGGCCTGCACAGTCCAGTCCTgacagtcctgacctcaacctgatggagaacacctttgggatgaattaaagCGGAGACTGCGAGCCAGGCCTTCTCATTCATCATCAGCTTCTGACCACACAAATGTGCTTCTGGgagaatgggcaaaaattcttataaacacactcctacactTTGTGgcaagccttcccagaagagttgaagctgttgaagaatgggatgtcgCTCAATTTTGggtcaaaacatttttttgccATTCACTTTTTGAAATGATATAATTCCATGATTAAAGTTATGAGGTTGACTTGTAAAACACTATTGGTGTTTCTGCCTGTGATCTGGCCAACTGTCCAATCAAAGTGAAGTTTGCACAACTTGGGTTGCCAGGTATGACACATAATAGCAGACATAAACATGCTGAAGCCATGGACGCAAGCAAGCAAACAGAGATAACGTTAGATTCTACCAGACCTAAAACGCCTCAGCATCTTTCTAAATAACTCCATGATGAGTGACAGAGTAAAAAAGTGGAAATACTCACAATGTATTTGGAAGATGGAGACAGCTTAGAACTTAGCATGAATACAAAACAGATCCCGAATTGGCCAATTATCCCCCAAACAGGTAAGGAAGTAATTGCTGAATAATACTTCAAAATTACAGATGTTTATGTATGGATTAAAGCTGTAACCTTTGTGGTTTGTGTGCtttaaatgaagaaaatgaGGAATAACGGCAGGATTGTTAGGTGTAAACAGAGTGGTTTGTGTCTTTAAAACgaataaaatgagaaataaCAGCAAATTAGTGTGTGTAAACCTCATGGcaagtgtgttttaaatgaaaaaaaaaatatagagGAATTATGGTTGTTTCTTTGAGGCTACCTTTAGCCTTGCATATTTAAAGAGGAACAAAGAGTTCTAGAAGCTGGTGAATAATGTCAAAATTAGCCTTGTAAACTGACCTTTTACATGTGGAGCTCAACTTTGAATGTGAAAATTCTGAATAACAACTTAACATCTGTCTACTAAACTGATATTTAtggtaaaaagagaaaaaacagtAAGTAAGAAAACATCAACCTTGTCTAGTGGAAATGGAAAGTAGCAACTTCTAAATGCAGGACAAAGAATGGCAGCTCGTTCAGTTTTGCCTTTCTCTAGGTTAGGTATTTTAATGATGTAACAACCTCATAGTcgactgtttaaggtggaacagagaattcaagtaAGAAGCTGGTGAATAATGTCAATATTAGCTTAGTAAACGGATCCAACTGGGGTGGGACTAAACGTTTGAATACTAAAATTGTGACTACGAAGCAAATATCTGCctcttaaaattacattttaggtggaagggaaaatagTTAAAGGAGATAACGCCAGCCTTATCTAGTGgaaacatttaaggtggtaaTGACAAGTAAAAGCTTGTAAATGTGAGAATAAATGGtggctgctcttttttttttgtctttaccTAACgaaggtagatgttttagtgaaatcaTGTTCAATTTTCGGTGTTGGGTTCTTTTTAGCTACGGAGTtccaaagttcttaaactcATCCTCCACTCCTTCGTGtaggttcagttttcctcaaactggcaatcAGCGTGAGCTTCGTgtctggggaggagggggagttGGCAGACAACTCTCTCCAGTATTTTGAAACTGTAGTACATTTCCCATTTATAAAGCTTGCTGTCAGTATTACtccttttaaattttatttgtagCTAAATGAATAACATGTCATTGACAGCATTTAGTACCAGAAATGTTGGCCTTTTTTCAATTGCATTTCCCCTTTTTATTACAGGGTGTGAGGAATGTAATAATGCGAACCCTGGTGCATGTATGAAGCACGGCCCTCTTCACCCAATCGCTAACAGGCCTGTGATGTCGAGAGCTCGAGCTAGCCTGCCCCTCGTTCTGTACATTGACCATTTCCTGGGAGGTGTATTTTCCAAAAGGCGCATTCCGAAACGTACTCAGTTTGGTCCTGTGGAGGGGCCATTGGTTTCACAGAGTGAGCTGCAGGACACACAATTCCAGCTCAAAGTATGATGGATGTGATTGTGTACTTTTTCCAGTTTATTTTCCATAATTTGATACATTTATAAAAGCTTGTAAAAATAAgacattctttcttttttaaaatggtctTGAAAGTCTTGCTGTTTGCATTTCATCCATGTGCAGTTAATATATACTTTGTGTACTTTGTAAACAGTGATCTTTAGCTAAATTATGATCTCTGTTTAAAAAGACTATgttctgtttatgttttgtgGTATAGCTATGTATGTTAGACCCTGAAAAAGATGCTGAAAGGGCAGAGGACCTATGGCTTGATCTCTCTGATGAGCATCGCTGCAACTGGATGATGTTTGTTCGGCCTGCAGAAAACCATCTAGAGCAGAACCTGGTAGCATATCAATATGGTTCTGACATTTTCTTCACCACCATAAAGAACATTCAGCCAAAACAGGAGCTGAAGGTGAAGAACAGTAGTCACTTTTTTGTGTCCAGTTCTGTagactgctgtgttttaatgttattcAAGTCTTGAAATtcattgacatttttttttaatatgaaaaaATTCTTCCTTCAACTTTAGTGGATTTTATTGTATAATTCTTTGGCTGACACTTCTTAAAGATGACTGTCTAATTTCAGCATACTTTGTACTTTGTAGGTTTGGTATGCTGCATCTTATGCCGAGTTTGTCAACAAGAAAATTCATGATGTCACTGAAGAAGAGAGGAAGGGTATGTCTCTTTTCATGTTACATTTGGTTATTACTTAGCTAGGAAGAATGGCATTAAAGATTACCTAAAGCCTTGGGTACACTACATGAATTTTAAAATTGGCGCCCACTATACGACTGGGGATAATACACTACACAACCCCAAACCCCCGACCCAGACATGTGACTTGTGTTTTCTAGGAGACAAGATAAACATGGACCTATAGCCActtgtggtgtttgtttgtgctgcTATTTGTGgagattgtgtgtttgtgtagtgtcaGACACCATGTGCCCTCACTATAAAATATGTGTAGTGTATCCAATGCTTTAGCTTACTGTATAGAATCTACAGATTTCCTTGGGATGAAAATATGCTTGCTCTCTCTTAAATTGTGTCTGTTGTATCTTCAGCTTTGCGAGAGCAGGAGAAGAACTGGCCATGTTATGAGTGTAACAGGCGCTTCATGAGCTCAGAGCAGCTCCAACAGCATCTGAACATGCATGACGACAAACTGGACCTCATTCAAAGGTTCAGATTtggcacacacaaaacacaagtgGCCTTAACTGATGCACATTATCATACTTTCACTGTGGTGTTAGCTGTTTGCTGGAATACATGGATATATTTTATCTATAGGCCCAAAGGACGAGGGCGGGGGAGGGGAAGGAAAAGGTTTGGTGCGGGAAGGCGACCTGGAAGGCGACCTAAATTTATTCGCTTAGAAACTCCAGCAGAGAGCACAGATAAATCCCAGGTACCGATTTGGATAGGAACCAGAAACAAATGTGATGTTTATCTGTTATTACCTAAGCTGCTAATTTTATTGGTCACTGCTATTGAGAATCATAACCTTACTGACCCTGAATATTTGGTGGTTGTAGGACATGCTGCAATTTTCTGATAAACCTCCATATGAGGAACCAGCAGGTGGGGCCCCGAATGGGTTGAAGGTGAGTGAGCTGGGAGATGAAGCTGTTGGAACTGTGACTGAAGGTGCGGTAGAAACCCAGGCAGACCAGCCAGAGGCTCTTCAGGATGTGGATGGTACTGACATCTCATCAAGAACCTCTAGTGTTCCCCCACCTAACAAGGATGAACAACTTACCGTAACTGCTGGTGATTCCCATCTGTCTCCACAAGACATGAGGCGAGCCCGGAGAATTCGGGTAAGGTTGAAGTCTTCTAGTACCACAGCTCCCCATATGTATCTCTGAAATATTGTATATTTAGTGGGCGTGGAGTTGActgacagtagtgtgtgtgtgtgtgtttgtgttttttctctcaTTGTGCGCTGCACATTAAGGTGGATTTACAGGTAGGTGTAATGCAGAAAAGGGGGAAACCTTGAGCATTTAtagtattataaatataatttctgtacatttttattattggcaTCCTCATGACACCTTTCTGTATTGGTTCAGTGACTTTACTCTGATGCGTCTGAAAAGTTTGTGCATAATGTGATTAGGAAACGTAAGACATGTCTGTGTTAGAATTATGGCTGGACAGTAATTCAGTATcagtatatatcacaatataaaatctttcaataacaataatatgattttttaacacattttcaatatacatCATTGTATATTGATGTATACATCATTGacattcattacagggcactgtcgTCAGTTCACTGcactcaaattaaaattaagtataaaaatattattatataaaataattatatttataattatatataaaaatactgacaaagccaataggtttatgtttgatagtgatgtcatgtttcttgtttgtttttggaactTTTTCAGTGGAgtttatatcgtatcgaccaaaaTCAAGAAATGtatcatgatataaattttggcaatatcgttCAGCCCTAGAATTGTCTGAATTTATATGTGTTTTATAATTACGTTTGTTGTGtacttttatttagaaaaaataattgtaccatagcccccttcagggtgtgtccccaccatgcgctcaatgattccgggtaggctccggacccaccacgaccctgaactggataagcggttacagaaaatgaatgaatgaattgtaccatattttattattattatagattataaaattTGGTTGAATTCATACACTCAGTTTAATCCTCACTAcatatatcatttttttatttttacacagttctataaaaaAGGTTACAAATGTTCACCTCTCATTctgtagaagagaatgtaatgtacctttagggaactgGACTCTAAAAGCAGGgctgtacatttttaaaggttAATTTACATTGCTTGTACTATTAATAACCTGTAccgtaatctttttttttctgagagtgtagcaaACGGACTAAAGAACATTCCTTGACATTCCTATGTCCTGTCTTCATCATCCATGCCCCACATTTGACATTGATTGGTTTGTAGAGATGCTTGTGTCTGAATGAAGAGATTAATTTCTACTATTTATTGCCACTGCATATTTGTGGCACACATGAAACTTACATATTATCTGTAagacataaacacatacattgCTTACACATGCAATGCTTAGCCAGCTTATTTTATTAGTTCCTAATTTTCATGTTCAGATCCAAGTTTAACTCATTGTGCTGGCTGATTAATGCTGTATCCCCAACCACTCCAGTCAGCACTTTACCTTCTAGACTACTGAGTGCCCTTCTGATTATGatgtagtatttttttattgcttATATAGTGTGCTGTTATGCAGTTTGGAATATATTAGGAATAATGCAGTGGGACTCACAGTTGATTTTGagttttagattttatttatttttactacaGTAACACACAACCTAAAAACCAAGACCACCAATGTGTGAGACTGGAGAGAGGTGTTAAGTCTTTAGTTTTCTCTTAGGGCAGAATGGTATGGCTATTGAAATGAATTTATACagttaaatgaatgttttttgtgtgttctgtTTTCTACTCTTTTATTTGTAGTGGATACAGTGAGCAAAATCACTGCCTCAGCTTCCTGTAATTGATAATTGATCTGAAGCTTCGAAGTGCTTTCATACCGCACAAGAACAGAACTTTGTTTCAGTTTGGTCCGGACTGAGaccaccacttttttttttttttttttggttctttGTTCCTGTTATGTTTCGGTCCAGACTGAAAAGGTCCTGACCAAAGTGTGTTAAAGCACCCTTAGTGAAATTCTGACAGCTATTAAAAATCCTGCATTATTTTTTGCATTAACCTGTATTAAAAATTTATTATTTGGCTACTGTGCATCATCAGCTTTTATTGTGTACATGCACTTTTCTGTCTTCTCAGACCTAAATATTACTctgccttttctctttttcagaaTGCCGCTCTGCAGCACCTTTTTATCAGGAAATCCTTCCGGCCGTTCAAGTGCTCTCAGTGTGGTAAAGCCTTCCGTGAGAAGGACAAATTGGACCAGCACATGCACTTCCATGGCCGGGATGGCTGCCACCATGTCTGCCACCACTGTAACAAGGGCTTTCTCAACAGCGCCACCCTTGAAGACCACCTGCAGCTACATTCAGACCAGCGCACCTACTCCTGCCTGTTCTGCACAGAATCTTACGACAGGCTGGACCTCCTAAAAGAACATGTTGGAGTTCACTTGGTCAATGGCAGCTACTCTTGTCCTTCCTGCAAGAAGACATTTACTGACTTTATACAGGTCTAGTACATTATATCTAGATCTATTCTTGCAGTCACAGAGGAGTCAACCTCTAGAACCAATAACCCTTAAATTCACACGTACCAAATTCTATATATTCATTGATTGCCATGTACTACATCCATATAGGACAGTTTTAACAAATATTCTATTTTTAATGACTTcatacaaaatcagaaattctatttttattttatttgactgtgtaaaacataaatatgcaGGCATTCTCTTAAACACACAAGCACTttcaaagacagagagactgagacCAGATTGTGGCAAGTGGAGACAATCTAAGGGAGAAGGGTATATTAGACTACAATATAGATTCAAATCGAAGACTAAATTATCTCAGTCCTATACAGCTTTATacctaaaaaaatgtttatatggGTACACCACATAAGTTGGATAATGTGCAGTAATTGTTTAAGGCTAGCATTGGactaaataacatttttattgctGGGGAAATATATGAAGTATtggaatttttctttttctgagaTTTACTTGTTAGAATATATACAATGCAACAGCAAAATACAAGTCTGAAATCCATTATCataatataaatacagtaaCAATTTACTTATCTTgtaatttaatgaaatatattttcatacaaTTCACTTCTTTGTTTCTTATCTCTTTTATGATAAAATCCTTAATTATTTATGAAATGTTTACTATGAAAGTAAATAAGTGCTACGTATCTAGGATTTGTTGTGTAGTTAGGCAGCTATTTGAATTGTTATATGTATAtgacaaaatgtgaaatatattaataatgctgTAAATTATATTATGAATTTATGTGCAGGTAAAGAAACATGTGCGCAGCTTCCACTCTGAGAAGATATTCCATTGTACAGAGTGTGAAAAATCCTTCTGCCGGCCAGACAAATTACGGCT is a window from the Hoplias malabaricus isolate fHopMal1 chromosome 11, fHopMal1.hap1, whole genome shotgun sequence genome containing:
- the prdm10 gene encoding PR domain zinc finger protein 10 isoform X2, with the protein product MEAKQESSPVWSQAPNSEASNPTQVHFEGGAMAQIVYSGEQTDRGQQQVVYAADGSSYTSVESAEHTLVYIHPADGAQAVFADQPQVAYIQQDGTTQQVTVLLPSGQNMNAANLHVLSNVADTPQAILEPVPQASTTLPTMTDPATSPLGATDSTVDSEDEDEDDDDDDDRDDSEMEDWEPRAPQPFTPQHLWCEECNNANPGACMKHGPLHPIANRPVMSRARASLPLVLYIDHFLGGVFSKRRIPKRTQFGPVEGPLVSQSELQDTQFQLKLCMLDPEKDAERAEDLWLDLSDEHRCNWMMFVRPAENHLEQNLVAYQYGSDIFFTTIKNIQPKQELKVWYAASYAEFVNKKIHDVTEEERKALREQEKNWPCYECNRRFMSSEQLQQHLNMHDDKLDLIQRPKGRGRGRGRKRFGAGRRPGRRPKFIRLETPAESTDKSQDMLQFSDKPPYEEPAGGAPNGLKVSELGDEAVGTVTEGAVETQADQPEALQDVDGTDISSRTSSVPPPNKDEQLTVTAGDSHLSPQDMRRARRIRNAALQHLFIRKSFRPFKCSQCGKAFREKDKLDQHMHFHGRDGCHHVCHHCNKGFLNSATLEDHLQLHSDQRTYSCLFCTESYDRLDLLKEHVGVHLVNGSYSCPSCKKTFTDFIQVKKHVRSFHSEKIFHCTECEKSFCRPDKLRLHMLRHSDRKDFLCSTCGKQFKRKDKLREHMQRMHNPEREAKKADRVHRTKALKQKEPTTDFESFMFKCRLCMMGFRRRGMLVNHLSKRHPEMRIDEVPELTLPIIKPNRDYFCQYCDKVYKSASKRKAHILKNHPGAELPPSIRKLRPAGPGEPDPMLSTHTQLTGTIATAPVCCPHCAKQYSSKTKMVQHIRKKHPEYAQLANSIQAPLAATVLSSTPAVITTDGTTAEAVVTTDLLTQAMTELSQTLTSDYRTVQGDFQRIQYIPVSQAGGGLAQPQHIQLQVVQVAPASSPQSQHSTVDMTQLQDPHNFTQHSIQVQHIQVSEATGTVQATTQVAGQPLSPSSQQTSQELSPAQLTPVTLAQSQTLQTSTNQTQGTVQHAYLPSNWNFRSYPSEIQMMTLPHAQYVLAEASTPVTAAVNNNQVKTTHYVISEGQTELDSKQVNTPPTTSQVHTDQLEQPSTNQQATTQYIITTTTNGAGASEVHITKP
- the prdm10 gene encoding PR domain zinc finger protein 10 isoform X1 translates to MEAKQESSPVWSQAPNSEASNPTQVHFEGGAMAQIVYSGEQTDRGQQQVVYAADGSSYTSVESAEHTLVYIHPADGAQAVFADQPQVAYIQQDGTTQQVTVLLPSGQNMNAANLHVLSNVADTPQAILEPVPQASTTLPTMTDPATSPLGATDSTVDSEDEDEDDDDDDDRDDSEMEDWEPRAPQPFTPQHLWCEECNNANPGACMKHGPLHPIANRPVMSRARASLPLVLYIDHFLGGVFSKRRIPKRTQFGPVEGPLVSQSELQDTQFQLKLCMLDPEKDAERAEDLWLDLSDEHRCNWMMFVRPAENHLEQNLVAYQYGSDIFFTTIKNIQPKQELKVWYAASYAEFVNKKIHDVTEEERKALREQEKNWPCYECNRRFMSSEQLQQHLNMHDDKLDLIQRPKGRGRGRGRKRFGAGRRPGRRPKFIRLETPAESTDKSQDMLQFSDKPPYEEPAGGAPNGLKVSELGDEAVGTVTEGAVETQADQPEALQDVDGTDISSRTSSVPPPNKDEQLTVTAGDSHLSPQDMRRARRIRNAALQHLFIRKSFRPFKCSQCGKAFREKDKLDQHMHFHGRDGCHHVCHHCNKGFLNSATLEDHLQLHSDQRTYSCLFCTESYDRLDLLKEHVGVHLVNGSYSCPSCKKTFTDFIQVKKHVRSFHSEKIFHCTECEKSFCRPDKLRLHMLRHSDRKDFLCSTCGKQFKRKDKLREHMQRMHNPEREAKKADRVHRTKALKQKEPTTDFESFMFKCRLCMMGFRRRGMLVNHLSKRHPEMRIDEVPELTLPIIKPNRDYFCQYCDKVYKSASKRKAHILKNHPGAELPPSIRKLRPAGPGEPDPMLSTHTQLTGTIATAPVCCPHCAKQYSSKTKMVQHIRKKHPEYAQLANSIQAPLAATVLSSTPAVITTDGTTAEAVVTTDLLTQAMTELSQTLTSDYRTVQGDFQRIQYIPVSQAGGGLAQPQHIQLQVVQVAPASSPQSQHSTVDMTQLQDPHNFTQHSIQVQHIQVSEATGTVQATTQVAGQPLSPSSQQTSQELSPAQLTPVTLAQSQTLQTSTNQTQGTVQHAYLPSNWNFRSYPSEIQMMTLPHAQYVLAEASTPVTAAVNNNQVKTTHYVISEGQTELDSKQVNTPPTTSQVHTDQLEQPSTNQQATTQYIITTTTNGAGANASPAGLDLN